From a region of the Macrobrachium nipponense isolate FS-2020 chromosome 3, ASM1510439v2, whole genome shotgun sequence genome:
- the LOC135221779 gene encoding gamma-butyrobetaine dioxygenase-like, whose protein sequence is MLGLRQLIPGHQRLVGKWAKPYAGVDFQVKPLSASVPTLSYSMVSGGSKKRWSIPKVNIVRDSGGGWAVASGRTSSWRTLATKQDEQVSVSRIGTNHEDKMLEVTWANGKTDIYPYVWLRDNCRCPTCFHPSSKSRIHLIQDLDVNIRPFSAKLVGGSEQIDITWTDGHQSSFKSDWLHPRAFNSEQWDIRAPTYKMKRSYWGTDIMKNLPRASFHELLTEDSAVLAWLHQLEVYGFALVSGAPAKTGQVKALAQRVAFIKRTHYGEDFSVIAKNDPSNVAYLNGPLQLHADLPYYEYKPGVQFIHCIVQYAGDGGDTRVTDAVHVARDLQRLFPEQYKILTNTLVDWYDEGTDEMGEFNKVLQLPMICTDSKGEIWRINFSQPQRDSFFPIPPEKVAAWYEAMANYHNLLLDPQYCFQFKMVPGTILTFDNLRIVHGRSGYKTGFSDRHIEGCYIDWDEVRSRRRVLEKKLGVAPRQWVTKTEEDRGRDDN, encoded by the exons ATGCTTGGTTTACGACAGTTGATCCCAGGTCACCAAAGATTAGTCGGGAAATGGGCCAAGCCCTATGCCGGTGTCGACTTTCAAGTGAAACCCCTGTCTGCTTCAGTTCCCACTCTCAG TTATAGTATGGTGAGCGGCGGTTCGAAGAAGCGCTGGAGCATTCCGAAGGTGAATATAGTTCGTGATTCGGGCGGAGGATGGGCAGTGGCCTCTGGGCGGACAAGTTCTTGGAGGACCTTGGCAACGAAACAGGATGAACAGGTTTCTGTATCTCGCATCGGAACCAATCATGAGGATAAAATGCTTGAg GTAACCTGGGCGAACGGGAAGACTGATATCTATCCCTACGTTTGGCTGCGAGACAATTGCCGATGTCCGACGTGCTTCCATCCTTCGTCCAAGTCGAGGATTCATCTCATTCAAGATCTGGATGTTAACATCAGGCCCTTCTCTGCTAAG CTAGTTGGCGGTAGCGAGCAGATAGACATCACGTGGACAGATGGCCACCAGAGTTCCTTTAAGTCAGATTGGCTCCATCCAAGGGCTTTCAACTCTGAGCAGTGGGACATCCGCGCTCCGACTTACAA AATGAAGCGGAGTTACTGGggcacggacatcatgaagaatttGCCCAGGGCCTCTTTCCACGAGTTGCTGACAGAGGATTCCGCCGTCCTGGCGTGGCTTCATCAGCTGGAGGTCTACGGATTTGCTCTAGTCAGCGGCGCCCCTGCCAAGACAGGTCAGGTCAAGGCTCTTGCCCAAAGGGTCGCCTTCATCAAGAGGACACATTACGG AGAGGATTTCTCAGTGATTGCTAAGAACGACCCCAGCAACGTAGCGTACCTGAACGGGCCTCTGCAGCTTCATGCTGATTTGCCTTATTATGAGTATAAACCTGGG GTTCAGTTCATCCACTGCATTGTGCAGTACGCTGGTGACGGCGGGGACACCCGGGTGACTGATGCAGTGCACGTTGCCAGGGATCTCCAGCGACTTTTCCCAGAGCAGTACAAAATTTTGACAAATACTCTGGTGGACTGGTATGACGAGGGTACCGACGAGATGGGCGAATTCAACAAGGTGCTTCAGTTGCCGATGATATG CACTGACTCCAAAGGAGAGATCTGGCGTATTAATTTTAGCCAGCCCCAGAGGGACTCCTTCTTCCCCATTCCTCCAGAGAAGGTGGCAGCCTGGTATGAGGCTATGGCGAACTATCACAACCTTCTACTGGATCCCCAGTACTGCTTCCAGTTCAAGATGGTCCCAG GAACCATTCTGACCTTCGATAACTTGAGGATCGTCCACGGGCGATCCGGTTACAAGACAGGATTCAGCGATCGCCACATCGAGGGATGCTACATCGACTGGGACGAGGTCCGGTCTCGCAGACGGGTCTTGGAGAAGAAGTTAGGTGTGGCCCCTCGGCAGTGGGTGACTAAAACTGAAGAAGACAGGGGAAGAGACGATAACTGA